DNA sequence from the Methanofollis formosanus genome:
TCTTCTCTGCCACCGAGAGGTCGACCTCGCCGATCGAACTGGTGTTCTCCGCAGTGTACAGCATCGGCTCCTGCGCATGGAAGACGATGAGGGCCAGGCAGGCCAGGACCAGCACACCGAGGATGATGCGTTTCATGAACCGATGATCTCCATGACCTTCATCACCACGATATATCCAAAGACCGCCACGCCCATGGCGATGAGCACCTTGATCCGGCGCATGGAACGAGGCTGGACGAAGGGAGAATCGACGAGCACCACCAGGACCAGCAGCCCGATCAGCCCGAGCACGAAGTAGACCTCAAGGTCGAGCGCCCGGTTGAGGAGCATGAAGAAGGCGACGATCCCAAACCAGAGGGCAAAGATGCAGGCGGCGAGGTACCTGGCATTGCTCATTGCGTTCATAGGTTCTCATTACCCCGGATTAATGTTGCGAAATCGCCCTCCCTATTCTAAAAAGCATGGTACATATGCCTTTCTTCTTTACGGAATATTTTTTATGGTGGGTCTGTACTTAATGCCGCTCCGGGCTGTCTCCCCCCTCCCGTCTCTTGCTATCATTTCTCAGTATTATATATTGGCTTTGCAGCGCTCTTCCCCTCTCACGACAGGGGTCTCGGTCCGATCCTCTCTCCCCCCGCGGACGCGGTCGAAGTTCGCCGGTTCCATCCCCCTGTATCCGGCGTCTGGTCCTCTCTGCAGGGGGGCCTTCCGTGAAGATGGGCGGGGGACGGCATCCTGTCTTTCAGGATCTTTTCTTCAGCCTTCCCGGGCCTATCTTCATCCCGGGGATCCAGTGGCGGCGCCCCCGGCGCCGTGTTGCGGGAAGGTACGCTGATCAGAATGGCCGCCCCCATCGCAGAACTTTCACCGTCATCTCGCGCCGGGGGGGTTGCACCCCCCGGACCCCCCCCCACGATGAAGATAGGTGGGGGCGGCGATGGAACACGATCCTCACCGATTCTCCTGTCTTGAAAAAGAGTGATCGAGCAACGAAAAATTTTCATCTGGTATGCTTGAGGCGTGCTCTCGTCTCATGTCGGATTGTACACGATTCCACCAGGTAGACGGATAGAGTATATTCATGTGGTCACACAGACCATACCACAGACCTGTGAACTACCTCGCGCCTGTTGGGCGTGGCTTCCTGCTTCATCCTCCCTCTACTGAGGCAAGTCCACAGGCTCAACGGTTGCGTCCCGCACCTGATACCCCTACAAGATTCTGCTCTTGCAGGGCGAACTTCTTGATATTGATCGCCGCGTTGATGTCGCGGTCGTGATGAGTACCACACTCAGGACAGACCCACTCCCTGTCAGAGAGGGTAAGATCCCGCTTAAGATACCCACACGTATTGCATATCTTCGAGGAGGGATCGAATCTCCCGATCTTCAGGAGAGTTTTCCCATACTTCCGACACTTGTACTCCAGCATCGTGAAGAATGTGCTCCACGAAACATCCTCGATCCCCTGTGCCAGATGATGGTTCTTCATCATCCCACCAACATTCAACGATTCCACTGCAATAGCTTGGTTCTCGCTCACAACTCGAAAAGAGATTTTGTGCAGGAAATCGTTGCGCTGGTTGGCGACCTTTTCATAGCACCGGGCAAGTTTCTGGATCGCTTTCTCCCGGTTCTTCGACCCTTTTTTCTTCCGTGACATTCGCCGTTGCAACACTTTCAGGCGTTGAAGGGAATTTTTGAGGTGTCGAGGATTTTCAATCTTCTCTCCGATAGAGAAGGTTGCAAAGTCCTTCAGCCCGACATCAATCCCGAGGGTGGTGTCCAGAGAGAAAGGTGCAGGTTCAGGTTCGTTTTTCCCATCATCGACAAGAATGCTGACGAACCACTTTCCCGTCGAAGTCACGGAAACCGTTGCATACTTCATCTTCCCGGTGAAGACACGGTGGAAGATCGTTCTAATCTTGCTGATCTTTGGAAGTTTGATCCATCTCTGGTCGAAGTCCACGGAGTAACTCTGAGGCACCTGAAAGGACTGTAATGGATTCTTCTTTGACTTGAACCGGGGGAAACCTTTCTTCTCCCGGAAAAACCGGGTGAAGGCGTTGTCGAGATTTTTGTTTGCACTCTGGAGAGACTGTGAGTTGACGTCCTTGAGCCACGGATGCTCGTCCTTGAGAGCCGGGAGACGGTTGTTCAGGTCGAAACAGGAGAGTTTTCGACCTTCCTGCTCGTATGCCCGGATCTTCTGCTCCAGGGAATTGTTGTACACAAACCGACAGGCATGGATGTGCTTCATGAGGAGCGCAACCTGCTCCTGAGATGGATACATCCGATACTTGTAGGCCTGAAGCATACATGCAGATGTAAGTCTTATAATATCAAATAGTTCCTGGTAGATGAGATCATATCAAAAGGGGTTCCGCTTTCACCCCCGGCCTGAAGGCCGGGGTCCTCCCCCTCCACCACTTTACCCCGCAAGATAGATGGACAAAAATGTCGGAGAAGCCCAGCGCTGGATGATGCAGGCAGAAAAAGATCTCTGGAGTGCACGCAACAGCCTTGCCACCGAGGACTTTGAATGGGCCTGTTTTCAGGCACAACAGAGCGCTGAAGGCAGTGCTCTACGGGAGAGGTGCGCGACGGATCATCACCCCCTCGGTCTTCGAGTTGCTCAGGGAGATCGACGACCCGGCGCTTCTTCCCTTCCGAAAGGGTGCACAATATCTGGACAGCCCAATCCCCCGACAGCATCGCCGGCGGCCTTGCCCCCTGTGAATAGTATGACAAAGGAGGATGCAGAGGAATGTATCAACGCTGCAGACCATATCGTCCGGGCAGCACGGTCCCTTGTCCCGATCTGATGGACGAAATCCGGGCGTTTGCGAGCGTTGTCCGCGCCCGGTTCAGGATCGATCGGATCATCCTCTTCGGTTCGGTGGCAAGCGGGACGCTCCACGAAGGGAGCGATATCGACCTCATCGTGGTGGGTGATTTTTCTGGGCGTTTTCACCAACGTATCGCCGCCCTCCTCGACCTCACCGACCTCCCGGTCGAGCCACTCTGCTATACCCCGGAGGAGTTCCGGCATCTCCTCGACGAGCAGAACACCTTCATTCTCTCGGCTCTTTCCGAGGGCATCGACCTCTGAGGTGGGGTGCTGGGGGCGCCCGCACGTCCGGCCCGTCGGTGAGGGGGGAGGAGAGCGACATCGATCTGCTCGTTGGATGTGAACCCGGGCGAAATCTCCTCGACCATGTCACTCGTGTCCGGGACCTGGAGGGCCTGCCCGGCCGCAGGGTCGATGAGGTGACTGGGGGCGGTCTGCACCGGTCTGTCAGGGACCGCCTCCGCCGGGAGGCCGTCCCTCTGTGAAAGACGACCGACCTCCTGCAGATGAACTGCTATCCTTCTGATACAAGGTTCTCCATCAGGTCGATGAACTGTTCGGTCAGGTCGAGAACGGTGTTGTTCTCGTCGGGGAGAGGCGCGGGGCTGAACGAATACTGGCTTTCCTCGCGTTTCTTCCGCAGAATCCCCTGGAGACCCCGGTGGCGAGGGCGACCGCCCCGACCGTGGCCGACCGCCTGAGGTTGATATGGCGGAGGATGCGGATACGCTCTTTGGTCTTGAAGATCTCGGGAAGCATGATCTGGGAGGTATGTTTATGGCTGGAGTACATTTTGTTTTCGATCCGGAAACATAGATCTCATCCCATCCTGTCGTCGGGAAGGGTCGTGGGACAGTGGGGTTCGCTCCCGTCCCCGGCGATGTCCAACCCCGCCTGGTTCTCCGCCGCGCACCGCCCGAAATCCCGGTCCCCGGCCAGGACCGTGCTCCT
Encoded proteins:
- a CDS encoding nucleotidyltransferase domain-containing protein; protein product: MDEIRAFASVVRARFRIDRIILFGSVASGTLHEGSDIDLIVVGDFSGRFHQRIAALLDLTDLPVEPLCYTPEEFRHLLDEQNTFILSALSEGIDL
- the tnpB gene encoding IS200/IS605 family element RNA-guided endonuclease TnpB, which produces MLQAYKYRMYPSQEQVALLMKHIHACRFVYNNSLEQKIRAYEQEGRKLSCFDLNNRLPALKDEHPWLKDVNSQSLQSANKNLDNAFTRFFREKKGFPRFKSKKNPLQSFQVPQSYSVDFDQRWIKLPKISKIRTIFHRVFTGKMKYATVSVTSTGKWFVSILVDDGKNEPEPAPFSLDTTLGIDVGLKDFATFSIGEKIENPRHLKNSLQRLKVLQRRMSRKKKGSKNREKAIQKLARCYEKVANQRNDFLHKISFRVVSENQAIAVESLNVGGMMKNHHLAQGIEDVSWSTFFTMLEYKCRKYGKTLLKIGRFDPSSKICNTCGYLKRDLTLSDREWVCPECGTHHDRDINAAINIKKFALQEQNLVGVSGAGRNR
- a CDS encoding HEPN domain-containing protein, with the translated sequence MMQAEKDLWSARNSLATEDFEWACFQAQQSAEGSALRERCATDHHPLGLRVAQGDRRPGASSLPKGCTISGQPNPPTASPAALPPVNSMTKEDAEECINAADHIVRAARSLVPI